Proteins encoded within one genomic window of Flavobacterium sp. NG2:
- a CDS encoding T9SS type A sorting domain-containing protein yields MKKNTLKSFLFASFLLLSFSLTAQTTAPDEDTGAYTTCNPDGENAVRETDIPNPVNTGTIDDRSCYANYKESSVYGKTWGMYNITAGSNKFDTTLQPRIERSLSRSQQTGVGSYARFTGIVRILEVGDATGTSNDGTYIAQAKGKHTGGGGSADPAICLYLAMPVFGTGADAGKQVSFDIYAERILVRGGEGSSGREIVFLKNIPKNVETTFELEVGFRQDPNNATKKIHYCDVIIGGDVFNWNIPSPERGTESGIRYGAYRVKGGRAQIRWANTTYQKAEVVDTNPPPATGDVYRLKNVATGKFLTDSGVSATPVTMSDSGVEDNKQWTFVDSGSFYNLDSKTYGVLRATGAGFAAGAYAVVSTGTNPPSSDGDKVWTIHYDESDDTYRFESGTSGRFLYHEANGNVTHVIVPNTDTRSKWKAIPISTPLGVEDFAKSNSLIKLYPNPAKTEFNLEFKELGKVVVTIYDILGKLVYSKTTNETNLVVSNNGAFKSGVYLVKVNTADSNAYFTKLVIE; encoded by the coding sequence ATGAAAAAAAATACGTTAAAGTCCTTTTTGTTTGCTAGTTTTTTACTCTTGTCATTTAGTTTGACAGCGCAAACAACAGCACCCGATGAAGATACCGGTGCTTACACGACCTGTAACCCAGATGGCGAAAATGCAGTTAGAGAAACAGATATTCCAAACCCTGTAAATACAGGAACTATTGATGATCGTAGTTGTTATGCAAATTACAAAGAAAGTAGTGTTTATGGGAAAACTTGGGGGATGTACAACATCACAGCTGGTTCAAATAAATTTGACACAACTTTACAACCTAGAATTGAGCGCTCATTAAGTAGGTCTCAGCAGACGGGTGTGGGAAGTTATGCAAGATTTACAGGAATCGTGAGGATTCTTGAAGTGGGTGATGCTACGGGCACCAGCAATGATGGGACTTACATAGCACAAGCCAAAGGGAAACATACAGGTGGTGGAGGTTCTGCAGATCCAGCTATTTGTTTGTATTTAGCGATGCCCGTATTTGGTACTGGTGCCGATGCAGGTAAGCAAGTGTCGTTCGATATCTATGCCGAGCGTATCTTGGTTCGTGGTGGAGAAGGAAGTAGTGGTAGGGAAATCGTTTTTCTAAAGAACATACCAAAAAATGTAGAAACTACTTTTGAATTAGAGGTAGGTTTTAGACAAGACCCGAACAATGCCACTAAGAAAATTCATTATTGTGATGTGATAATTGGAGGGGATGTTTTTAATTGGAACATACCCTCACCTGAAAGAGGAACAGAATCGGGTATTCGATATGGTGCGTATCGAGTAAAAGGCGGAAGAGCACAAATTAGATGGGCAAATACGACCTACCAAAAAGCAGAAGTTGTGGATACTAATCCTCCACCTGCAACAGGTGACGTTTACCGATTGAAAAACGTAGCGACTGGGAAATTTTTAACTGATTCAGGAGTAAGTGCTACACCAGTGACGATGAGTGATTCAGGTGTAGAGGATAACAAACAATGGACTTTTGTTGATAGTGGAAGCTTTTATAATTTAGATAGTAAAACCTATGGGGTATTGCGTGCCACGGGAGCTGGTTTTGCTGCGGGAGCTTATGCCGTTGTAAGTACGGGAACCAATCCACCATCAAGTGATGGCGACAAAGTTTGGACGATACATTATGACGAATCTGATGATACGTATCGATTTGAATCAGGTACTAGCGGCAGATTTTTGTATCATGAAGCTAATGGAAACGTAACACATGTTATTGTACCTAATACAGATACTAGAAGTAAATGGAAAGCCATTCCAATATCAACCCCTCTTGGTGTGGAAGATTTTGCTAAAAGCAATTCGTTAATAAAACTCTATCCTAATCCAGCTAAAACTGAATTCAACCTCGAATTTAAAGAGCTAGGGAAAGTAGTTGTAACTATTTATGATATCTTAGGTAAGTTGGTTTATTCTAAGACTACCAATGAAACTAATCTAGTTGTATCAAATAATGGTGCTTTTAAATCAGGTGTCTATCTTGTAAAAGTGAATACGGCTGATAGTAATGCTTATTTTACAAAGCTAGTTATAGAATAG
- a CDS encoding BNR-4 repeat-containing protein has product MKKTTIKRSFSFMIFFFTFLLQAQVTLEKEVKITDLAMYFDGVKVDLNYTANSTTGYDYVYGRSLTPHGDCIKVYDKYVFMTWYRGGKNDRHVMLTRYNTETGTMKTIEFPHQHTGYDGKWWIGETHNTISVGICPKNGTIHMLYDMHRNANVPLFVTNDDVLRYSYTVPGAATVPDAEFTIEKFVQSPNNNYKHASFPGINDANTTGLLTYPDFFTNDQGDLFMKNRFGYSENGRFLFAKYDGTSWVGYTDFNRSNASSYDSAYNWGLYGDIKFLNGKIRVGFQQRANLNNDKYEYQNGFYYAYSDDPSGLTQWKDHAGVGFSRPLSNSNLIKISEPGDLVTTTEKDKVYMVSGFDWTVTDNNDVHFIGRVKDNSTTSSTAGQTKQVHTYKPAGATNFITTTDFSGAETLYANGNFIYIVGLNSSGRPYVERAPGGTNSFTRIYEANSGKTFEKGQVYISSGKLYYYLLEKSAQITGDARPTYLQIIDLGIDNGPKPFAVDLVTPTNNQSFEQGKTVALYANATTDAGALTRVDFKINDQVIASDTSLPYSYNWVPQTPGDYTIQAVAYNDSNANVSSSVVNVTVTAVDKTNLTGDIYRLKNVATGQFLQAQTASSSAVLMNNASTGQDKEWAFVKTTVNNATFYNIDSEVTGILRATGSGFTPAYAVVNTTKASPATDSDKIWTVHYIEADNTYRFEAGTGGRFLYHDVNGTVNNSLVPDTDARSKWQVISTTLGVEDFAKSNSVIKLYPNPSKNEFTLEFKEIGKVTVNIYDVLGRVVYSKITNDNNLVVPNNGVFKSGIYLVKVATNDNNNYFTKLVIE; this is encoded by the coding sequence ATGAAAAAAACTACTATTAAAAGATCTTTTAGTTTTATGATCTTCTTTTTTACATTTTTACTTCAAGCGCAAGTTACTCTCGAAAAAGAAGTAAAAATAACTGACTTAGCCATGTATTTTGATGGTGTTAAAGTAGATCTAAACTATACAGCTAATTCAACCACAGGATATGACTATGTGTATGGTCGTTCACTGACACCGCACGGAGATTGTATTAAAGTGTATGATAAATACGTTTTTATGACTTGGTATCGTGGAGGTAAAAATGACCGACATGTGATGCTTACCCGTTACAATACCGAAACGGGAACGATGAAAACCATCGAATTTCCACACCAGCATACGGGTTATGATGGGAAATGGTGGATAGGGGAAACACACAACACAATTTCAGTAGGGATTTGTCCAAAAAACGGAACGATCCATATGTTGTATGATATGCATAGAAATGCAAATGTACCTTTATTTGTAACCAATGATGATGTTTTAAGGTATTCCTACACAGTTCCAGGTGCAGCAACAGTTCCAGATGCTGAATTTACGATTGAAAAATTTGTACAATCACCCAACAACAATTACAAGCATGCATCCTTCCCGGGTATTAACGACGCAAACACTACAGGTTTGCTAACCTATCCTGATTTTTTTACTAATGATCAAGGGGATTTGTTTATGAAAAACAGATTTGGATATTCTGAAAATGGTAGGTTTTTATTCGCTAAGTACGATGGTACTAGTTGGGTAGGTTATACGGATTTCAATAGAAGTAATGCTTCAAGTTATGACAGTGCATACAACTGGGGACTTTATGGAGATATTAAATTTTTGAATGGGAAAATACGCGTTGGTTTTCAACAAAGGGCAAATTTAAATAATGATAAATACGAATATCAAAATGGTTTTTACTATGCTTATTCAGATGATCCAAGTGGGCTGACACAATGGAAAGACCATGCAGGGGTAGGTTTTTCAAGACCGCTTTCAAATTCTAACCTCATTAAAATTTCTGAACCAGGTGATTTGGTGACAACGACAGAAAAAGATAAAGTGTATATGGTGAGTGGTTTCGACTGGACTGTTACAGATAATAATGATGTTCATTTTATTGGGAGGGTTAAAGATAACAGTACCACAAGTAGTACTGCTGGACAAACCAAACAAGTGCATACATACAAGCCTGCAGGAGCAACGAATTTTATCACAACTACTGATTTTTCTGGAGCTGAAACCTTGTATGCTAACGGTAATTTTATTTACATTGTGGGGTTGAATTCTTCAGGAAGACCTTATGTTGAAAGAGCTCCAGGAGGAACAAATTCTTTTACTAGAATTTATGAAGCAAACTCTGGTAAAACTTTTGAAAAAGGCCAAGTTTATATTTCTAGTGGAAAATTATACTACTATCTATTAGAAAAAAGTGCACAAATAACAGGTGATGCAAGACCAACTTACCTTCAAATTATTGATTTAGGAATTGACAATGGTCCTAAACCATTTGCCGTTGATTTGGTAACACCTACAAACAATCAGTCTTTTGAACAAGGAAAAACGGTAGCCTTATATGCCAATGCAACTACTGATGCGGGAGCTTTAACCCGTGTGGATTTCAAGATAAATGACCAAGTGATAGCATCCGACACTAGTTTGCCTTATTCCTATAATTGGGTTCCTCAAACTCCTGGAGACTATACAATACAAGCAGTTGCCTATAATGATAGTAATGCAAATGTGAGTTCTTCAGTGGTAAATGTTACGGTTACTGCGGTGGATAAAACCAATTTAACGGGAGATATTTACCGATTAAAAAATGTTGCTACGGGACAATTCCTCCAAGCGCAAACAGCCTCATCTTCGGCTGTGCTTATGAATAATGCTAGTACAGGTCAGGATAAAGAATGGGCTTTTGTCAAAACTACAGTGAATAACGCTACGTTTTATAATATTGATAGTGAGGTTACGGGTATTTTGCGTGCTACGGGTAGTGGTTTTACTCCTGCTTATGCAGTAGTGAATACGACCAAAGCCTCTCCAGCCACTGATTCCGATAAGATTTGGACGGTACATTATATCGAAGCGGATAATACCTATAGATTTGAAGCAGGAACTGGCGGCCGATTTTTGTACCATGATGTAAATGGTACTGTGAATAACAGCCTAGTTCCAGATACTGATGCAAGAAGTAAATGGCAGGTAATTTCAACCACATTAGGGGTGGAAGATTTTGCTAAAAGTAATTCGGTTATAAAACTGTATCCAAATCCATCAAAAAATGAATTCACCCTCGAATTTAAAGAGATAGGTAAGGTTACTGTAAATATTTATGATGTGTTAGGTAGGGTCGTGTATTCTAAAATAACCAACGATAATAATCTCGTAGTGCCGAATAATGGAGTCTTTAAATCAGGTATCTATCTTGTAAAAGTGGCTACTAATGATAACAATAACTATTTTACAAAACTTGTAATAGAGTAG